In the genome of Anomalospiza imberbis isolate Cuckoo-Finch-1a 21T00152 chromosome 29, ASM3175350v1, whole genome shotgun sequence, one region contains:
- the ARHGEF2 gene encoding rho guanine nucleotide exchange factor 2 isoform X6, whose protein sequence is MSRIESLSRARSDRAKGKDKERMKEGKEKDARYTNGHLFTTISVSGMTMCFACNKSITAKEALVCPTCNVTIHNRCKDTLPNCTKVKQKQQKAALLKNSSALQSVSLRNKNAIRERPNSAIYPSESFRQTLLGPRRGRPSLSLSKSVSTTNISGTFNDDSPLGIRRILSQSTDSLNMRNRTLSVESLIDEGPDVILSQLLSDLEADGKEFEADSWSLAVDNSFLQQHRMDVMKRQDVIYELMQTELHHVRTLKIMGALFRRAMLEELQLDPGTVQRIFPCLDELSHIHERFLAQLLERRRESLAQDSNKNFVIDRLGDILVTQFSGPSAEQLRKAYAEFCSKHTKALKEYKDLLARDKRFQQFIRRVTRSPLLRRHGVPECILLVTQRITKYPVLIERILKNSKDNEGDCADLSRALRLVKELLSAVDEEVHAWELRGRLWDVFRRVDPRAKVPLLWDNHPGAFGRDELLRRKLVHSGGMLWKTAAGRFKDVLVLLMTDVLVFLQEKDQKYTFPMLDKPAVISLQNLIVRDIANQEKGMFLISAAPPEMYEVHAASRDDRNHWMKVIQQAVSLCPSRQDFPLIETETEASLRKLKERMEQHDRQIAALLEDKVGIFADMLALGSGCSESPSAPRGTPFPGDPARGPRGDVLLHDAIREVECLKEIFTGCTRDRDHNQNNPPEAESCPSPSASNGDSGSINGSLEFRVDPDAGQRDGNGNQVPPRGSQEEINQRLVNLYGLLLRLQVQLTHQEVLLELQLPEGLQRPRPRRGSQPAVPVTGGAEPGPGAELALLQRQHGLVQEELSRCRQLCQERAQEAAALESRLRDSERERSRLERELQEARGAPAGPRGRRAAEPRRRSLPAGDALYLSFTPPQLSHGSPPASLPYHPPAFPSPRDELEFRGTDPERLREGEDTLDVLLEDEGGLGSRHSPPASPRDFLRMQDIPEEVENSQELKEGDGDS, encoded by the exons ATGTCCCGTATCGAGTCGCTGTCGCGAGCCAGGAGCGATCGCGCCAAG GgcaaggacaaggagaggatgaaggagggcaaggagaaggacgCGCGTTACACCAACGGGCACCTCTTCACCACCATCTCCGTGTCCGGCATGACCATGTGCTTCGCCTGCAACAAGAGCATCACGGCCAAGGAAGCGCTCGTGTGCCCCA CCTGCAACGTCACCATCCACAACCGCTGCAAGGACACCCTGCCCAACTGCACCAAGGTGAAGCAGAAG CAGCAGAAGGCGGCGCTGCTGAAGaacagctcagccctgcagtcGGTGTCCCTGCGCAACAAGA ATGCCATCCGGGAACGCCCCAATTCTGCCATCTACCCCTCGGAGAGCTTCCGGCAGACGCTGCTGgggccccgccgcggccgcccTTCCTTGTCCCTCTCCAAGAGCGTCTCCACCACCAACATCTCGGG GACGTTCAACGATGACTCTCCCCTGGGCATCCGGCGGATCCTGTCCCAGTCCACGGATTCCCTCAACATGCGCAACCGGACGCTCTCGGTGGAGTCGTTGATCGACGAAG GCCCCGACGTCATCCTGAGCCAGCTGCTGAGCGATTTGGAGGCGGATGGGAAGGAGTTCGAGGCGGATTCCTGGAGCCTGGCGGTGGATAAcagcttcctgcagcagcaccgcATGGACGTCATGAAGCGGCAGGACGTCATCTACG AGCTGATGCAGACGGAGCTGCACCACGTGCGGACGCTGAAGATCATGGGCGCCCTGTTCCGCAGGGCgatgctggaggagctgcagctggaccCCGGCACCGTCCAGCGCATCTTCCCCTGCCTCGATGAGCTCAGCCACATCCACGAGCGCTTCCTGGCCCAGCTCCTGGAGCGGCGCCGGGAATCGCTGGCCCAGGACAGCAACAAGAACTTCGTCATCGACCGCCTCGGTGACATCCTCGTCACCCAG TTCTCGGGCCCGAGCGCGGAGCAGCTGCGCAAAGCCTACGCCGAGTTCTGCAGCAAGCACACCAAGGCGCTCAAGGAGTACAAGGACCTGCTGGCCCGGGACAAGCGCTTCCAGCAGTTCATCCGG cGGGTGACACGGTCCCCCCTCCTCCGCCGCCACGGCGTCCCCGAGTGCATCCTGCTCGTGACGCAGCGCATCACCAAGTACCCGGTGCTCATCGAGCGCATCCTCAAGAATTCCAAAG ACAACGAAGGGGACTGCGCGGACCTGTCGCGGGCGCTGCGGTTGGTGAAGGAGCTGCTCTCGGCCGTGGACGAGGAGGTTCACGCGTGGGAGCTCCGCGGGCGCCTCTGGGACGTTTTCCGGCGCGTGGATCCCCGCGCCAAGGTGCCGCTGCTCTGGGACAACCACCCCGGAGCCTTCGGGAGGGACGAGCTGCTCCGCAGGAAGCTGGTGCACAGTGGGGGGATGCTCTGGAAAACGGCGGCCGGGCGCTTCAAAG ACGTCCTGGTGCTACTGATGACGGACGTGCTGGTGTTCCTGCAAGAGAAGGACCAGAAATACACCTTCCCCATGCTG GACAAGCCGGCTGTCATCTCCCTGCAAAACCTGATCGTGCGGGACATCGCCAACCAGGAGAAGGGGATGTTCCTGATCAGCGCGGCCCCGCCCGAGATGTACGAGGTGCACGCGGCTTCCCGGGATGACCGCAACCACTGGATGAAGGTCATCCAGCAGGCCGTCAGCCT CTGTCCAAGCCGCCAGGATTTTCCCCTGATTGAGACGGAGACCGAAGCATCCTTGCGGAAGCTGAAAG AGCGGATGGAGCAGCACGACCGCCAGATCGCGGCGCTGCTGGAGGACAAGGTTGGGATTTTTGCCGACATGCTGGCGCTGGGCAGCGGCTGCTCCGAGTCCCCCTCAGCCCCCCGCGGGACCCCCTTCCCCGGGGACCCCGCCCGGGGCCCCCGCGGGGACGTGCTGCTGCACGACGCCATCCGGGAAG TGGAGTGCCTGAAGGAGATCTTCACGGGATGCACCCGGGATCGGGATCACAACCAGAACAACCCCCCCGAGGCcgagagctgccccagccccagcgccaGCA ACGGTGACTCCGGCAGCATCAACGGCTCCTTGGAATTCCGGGTGGATCCAGATGCTGGGCAGCGG GACGGGAATGGGAACCAGGTCCCGCCGAGGGGATCCCAGGAG GAGATCAACCAGCGCCTGGTGAACCTGTACGGGCTCCTGCTGCGGCTCCAG GTCCAGCTGACCCAccaggaggtgctgctggagctgcagctgccggaGGGGCTGcagcggccgcggccccggcggggctCCCAGCCGGCCGTGCCGGTAACCGGGGGCGCGGAGCCGGGCCCCGGGGCGGAGCTGGCGCTGCTGCAGCGGCAGCACGGgctggtgcaggaggagctgagccGCTGccggcagctgtgccaggagcgggcgcaggaggcggcggcgctggAGTCGCGGCTGCGGGACAGCGAACGGGAGCGGTCCCGGTTGGAACGGGAGCTGCAGGAGGCGCGGGGGgcgccggcggggccgcggggccggcgggcggcCGAGCCCCGGCGCAGGAGCCTCCCGGCCGGGGACGCGCTGTACCTGAGCTTCACCCCCCCGCAG CTGAGCCACGGCAGCCCCCCCGCCAGCCTCCCGTACCACCCCCCCGCCTTCCCCAGCCCCCGGGACGAGCTGGAATTCCGGGGAACCGACCCCGAACGGCTGCGGGAGGGTGAGGACACCCTGGACGTGCTCCTGGAGGACGAGGGGGGCTTGGGGAGCCGCCACTCcccccccgccagcccccgaG ATTTCCTGAGGATGCAGGATATTCCCGAGGAGGTGGAGAacagccaggagctgaaggagggcGACGGGGACAGTTAG
- the ARHGEF2 gene encoding rho guanine nucleotide exchange factor 2 isoform X2 — translation MSRVPRPAGGAAGRPRCRSPVRRPVPLSGQGKDKERMKEGKEKDARYTNGHLFTTISVSGMTMCFACNKSITAKEALVCPTCNVTIHNRCKDTLPNCTKVKQKQQKAALLKNSSALQSVSLRNKNAIRERPNSAIYPSESFRQTLLGPRRGRPSLSLSKSVSTTNISGTFNDDSPLGIRRILSQSTDSLNMRNRTLSVESLIDEGPDVILSQLLSDLEADGKEFEADSWSLAVDNSFLQQHRMDVMKRQDVIYELMQTELHHVRTLKIMGALFRRAMLEELQLDPGTVQRIFPCLDELSHIHERFLAQLLERRRESLAQDSNKNFVIDRLGDILVTQFSGPSAEQLRKAYAEFCSKHTKALKEYKDLLARDKRFQQFIRRVTRSPLLRRHGVPECILLVTQRITKYPVLIERILKNSKDNEGDCADLSRALRLVKELLSAVDEEVHAWELRGRLWDVFRRVDPRAKVPLLWDNHPGAFGRDELLRRKLVHSGGMLWKTAAGRFKDVLVLLMTDVLVFLQEKDQKYTFPMLDKPAVISLQNLIVRDIANQEKGMFLISAAPPEMYEVHAASRDDRNHWMKVIQQAVSLCPSRQDFPLIETETEASLRKLKERMEQHDRQIAALLEDKVGIFADMLALGSGCSESPSAPRGTPFPGDPARGPRGDVLLHDAIREVECLKEIFTGCTRDRDHNQNNPPEAESCPSPSASNGDSGSINGSLEFRVDPDAGQRDGNGNQVPPRGSQEEINQRLVNLYGLLLRLQVQLTHQEVLLELQLPEGLQRPRPRRGSQPAVPVTGGAEPGPGAELALLQRQHGLVQEELSRCRQLCQERAQEAAALESRLRDSERERSRLERELQEARGAPAGPRGRRAAEPRRRSLPAGDALYLSFTPPQLSHGSPPASLPYHPPAFPSPRDELEFRGTDPERLREGEDTLDVLLEDEGGLGSRHSPPASPRDFLRMQDIPEEVENSQELKEGDGDS, via the exons ATGAGCCGCGTCCCGAGGCCGGCggggggagccgcggggcggccgCGGTGCCGCAGCCCCGTCAGGCGTCCGGTGCCGCTGTCCGGGCAGGgcaaggacaaggagaggatgaaggagggcaaggagaaggacgCGCGTTACACCAACGGGCACCTCTTCACCACCATCTCCGTGTCCGGCATGACCATGTGCTTCGCCTGCAACAAGAGCATCACGGCCAAGGAAGCGCTCGTGTGCCCCA CCTGCAACGTCACCATCCACAACCGCTGCAAGGACACCCTGCCCAACTGCACCAAGGTGAAGCAGAAG CAGCAGAAGGCGGCGCTGCTGAAGaacagctcagccctgcagtcGGTGTCCCTGCGCAACAAGA ATGCCATCCGGGAACGCCCCAATTCTGCCATCTACCCCTCGGAGAGCTTCCGGCAGACGCTGCTGgggccccgccgcggccgcccTTCCTTGTCCCTCTCCAAGAGCGTCTCCACCACCAACATCTCGGG GACGTTCAACGATGACTCTCCCCTGGGCATCCGGCGGATCCTGTCCCAGTCCACGGATTCCCTCAACATGCGCAACCGGACGCTCTCGGTGGAGTCGTTGATCGACGAAG GCCCCGACGTCATCCTGAGCCAGCTGCTGAGCGATTTGGAGGCGGATGGGAAGGAGTTCGAGGCGGATTCCTGGAGCCTGGCGGTGGATAAcagcttcctgcagcagcaccgcATGGACGTCATGAAGCGGCAGGACGTCATCTACG AGCTGATGCAGACGGAGCTGCACCACGTGCGGACGCTGAAGATCATGGGCGCCCTGTTCCGCAGGGCgatgctggaggagctgcagctggaccCCGGCACCGTCCAGCGCATCTTCCCCTGCCTCGATGAGCTCAGCCACATCCACGAGCGCTTCCTGGCCCAGCTCCTGGAGCGGCGCCGGGAATCGCTGGCCCAGGACAGCAACAAGAACTTCGTCATCGACCGCCTCGGTGACATCCTCGTCACCCAG TTCTCGGGCCCGAGCGCGGAGCAGCTGCGCAAAGCCTACGCCGAGTTCTGCAGCAAGCACACCAAGGCGCTCAAGGAGTACAAGGACCTGCTGGCCCGGGACAAGCGCTTCCAGCAGTTCATCCGG cGGGTGACACGGTCCCCCCTCCTCCGCCGCCACGGCGTCCCCGAGTGCATCCTGCTCGTGACGCAGCGCATCACCAAGTACCCGGTGCTCATCGAGCGCATCCTCAAGAATTCCAAAG ACAACGAAGGGGACTGCGCGGACCTGTCGCGGGCGCTGCGGTTGGTGAAGGAGCTGCTCTCGGCCGTGGACGAGGAGGTTCACGCGTGGGAGCTCCGCGGGCGCCTCTGGGACGTTTTCCGGCGCGTGGATCCCCGCGCCAAGGTGCCGCTGCTCTGGGACAACCACCCCGGAGCCTTCGGGAGGGACGAGCTGCTCCGCAGGAAGCTGGTGCACAGTGGGGGGATGCTCTGGAAAACGGCGGCCGGGCGCTTCAAAG ACGTCCTGGTGCTACTGATGACGGACGTGCTGGTGTTCCTGCAAGAGAAGGACCAGAAATACACCTTCCCCATGCTG GACAAGCCGGCTGTCATCTCCCTGCAAAACCTGATCGTGCGGGACATCGCCAACCAGGAGAAGGGGATGTTCCTGATCAGCGCGGCCCCGCCCGAGATGTACGAGGTGCACGCGGCTTCCCGGGATGACCGCAACCACTGGATGAAGGTCATCCAGCAGGCCGTCAGCCT CTGTCCAAGCCGCCAGGATTTTCCCCTGATTGAGACGGAGACCGAAGCATCCTTGCGGAAGCTGAAAG AGCGGATGGAGCAGCACGACCGCCAGATCGCGGCGCTGCTGGAGGACAAGGTTGGGATTTTTGCCGACATGCTGGCGCTGGGCAGCGGCTGCTCCGAGTCCCCCTCAGCCCCCCGCGGGACCCCCTTCCCCGGGGACCCCGCCCGGGGCCCCCGCGGGGACGTGCTGCTGCACGACGCCATCCGGGAAG TGGAGTGCCTGAAGGAGATCTTCACGGGATGCACCCGGGATCGGGATCACAACCAGAACAACCCCCCCGAGGCcgagagctgccccagccccagcgccaGCA ACGGTGACTCCGGCAGCATCAACGGCTCCTTGGAATTCCGGGTGGATCCAGATGCTGGGCAGCGG GACGGGAATGGGAACCAGGTCCCGCCGAGGGGATCCCAGGAG GAGATCAACCAGCGCCTGGTGAACCTGTACGGGCTCCTGCTGCGGCTCCAG GTCCAGCTGACCCAccaggaggtgctgctggagctgcagctgccggaGGGGCTGcagcggccgcggccccggcggggctCCCAGCCGGCCGTGCCGGTAACCGGGGGCGCGGAGCCGGGCCCCGGGGCGGAGCTGGCGCTGCTGCAGCGGCAGCACGGgctggtgcaggaggagctgagccGCTGccggcagctgtgccaggagcgggcgcaggaggcggcggcgctggAGTCGCGGCTGCGGGACAGCGAACGGGAGCGGTCCCGGTTGGAACGGGAGCTGCAGGAGGCGCGGGGGgcgccggcggggccgcggggccggcgggcggcCGAGCCCCGGCGCAGGAGCCTCCCGGCCGGGGACGCGCTGTACCTGAGCTTCACCCCCCCGCAG CTGAGCCACGGCAGCCCCCCCGCCAGCCTCCCGTACCACCCCCCCGCCTTCCCCAGCCCCCGGGACGAGCTGGAATTCCGGGGAACCGACCCCGAACGGCTGCGGGAGGGTGAGGACACCCTGGACGTGCTCCTGGAGGACGAGGGGGGCTTGGGGAGCCGCCACTCcccccccgccagcccccgaG ATTTCCTGAGGATGCAGGATATTCCCGAGGAGGTGGAGAacagccaggagctgaaggagggcGACGGGGACAGTTAG
- the ARHGEF2 gene encoding rho guanine nucleotide exchange factor 2 isoform X5, producing the protein MKEGKEKDARYTNGHLFTTISVSGMTMCFACNKSITAKEALVCPTCNVTIHNRCKDTLPNCTKVKQKQQKAALLKNSSALQSVSLRNKNAIRERPNSAIYPSESFRQTLLGPRRGRPSLSLSKSVSTTNISGTFNDDSPLGIRRILSQSTDSLNMRNRTLSVESLIDEGPDVILSQLLSDLEADGKEFEADSWSLAVDNSFLQQHRMDVMKRQDVIYELMQTELHHVRTLKIMGALFRRAMLEELQLDPGTVQRIFPCLDELSHIHERFLAQLLERRRESLAQDSNKNFVIDRLGDILVTQFSGPSAEQLRKAYAEFCSKHTKALKEYKDLLARDKRFQQFIRRVTRSPLLRRHGVPECILLVTQRITKYPVLIERILKNSKDNEGDCADLSRALRLVKELLSAVDEEVHAWELRGRLWDVFRRVDPRAKVPLLWDNHPGAFGRDELLRRKLVHSGGMLWKTAAGRFKDVLVLLMTDVLVFLQEKDQKYTFPMLDKPAVISLQNLIVRDIANQEKGMFLISAAPPEMYEVHAASRDDRNHWMKVIQQAVSLCPSRQDFPLIETETEASLRKLKERMEQHDRQIAALLEDKVGIFADMLALGSGCSESPSAPRGTPFPGDPARGPRGDVLLHDAIREVECLKEIFTGCTRDRDHNQNNPPEAESCPSPSASNGDSGSINGSLEFRVDPDAGQRDGNGNQVPPRGSQEEINQRLVNLYGLLLRLQVQLTHQEVLLELQLPEGLQRPRPRRGSQPAVPVTGGAEPGPGAELALLQRQHGLVQEELSRCRQLCQERAQEAAALESRLRDSERERSRLERELQEARGAPAGPRGRRAAEPRRRSLPAGDALYLSFTPPQLSHGSPPASLPYHPPAFPSPRDELEFRGTDPERLREGEDTLDVLLEDEGGLGSRHSPPASPRDFLRMQDIPEEVENSQELKEGDGDS; encoded by the exons atgaaggagggcaaggagaaggacgCGCGTTACACCAACGGGCACCTCTTCACCACCATCTCCGTGTCCGGCATGACCATGTGCTTCGCCTGCAACAAGAGCATCACGGCCAAGGAAGCGCTCGTGTGCCCCA CCTGCAACGTCACCATCCACAACCGCTGCAAGGACACCCTGCCCAACTGCACCAAGGTGAAGCAGAAG CAGCAGAAGGCGGCGCTGCTGAAGaacagctcagccctgcagtcGGTGTCCCTGCGCAACAAGA ATGCCATCCGGGAACGCCCCAATTCTGCCATCTACCCCTCGGAGAGCTTCCGGCAGACGCTGCTGgggccccgccgcggccgcccTTCCTTGTCCCTCTCCAAGAGCGTCTCCACCACCAACATCTCGGG GACGTTCAACGATGACTCTCCCCTGGGCATCCGGCGGATCCTGTCCCAGTCCACGGATTCCCTCAACATGCGCAACCGGACGCTCTCGGTGGAGTCGTTGATCGACGAAG GCCCCGACGTCATCCTGAGCCAGCTGCTGAGCGATTTGGAGGCGGATGGGAAGGAGTTCGAGGCGGATTCCTGGAGCCTGGCGGTGGATAAcagcttcctgcagcagcaccgcATGGACGTCATGAAGCGGCAGGACGTCATCTACG AGCTGATGCAGACGGAGCTGCACCACGTGCGGACGCTGAAGATCATGGGCGCCCTGTTCCGCAGGGCgatgctggaggagctgcagctggaccCCGGCACCGTCCAGCGCATCTTCCCCTGCCTCGATGAGCTCAGCCACATCCACGAGCGCTTCCTGGCCCAGCTCCTGGAGCGGCGCCGGGAATCGCTGGCCCAGGACAGCAACAAGAACTTCGTCATCGACCGCCTCGGTGACATCCTCGTCACCCAG TTCTCGGGCCCGAGCGCGGAGCAGCTGCGCAAAGCCTACGCCGAGTTCTGCAGCAAGCACACCAAGGCGCTCAAGGAGTACAAGGACCTGCTGGCCCGGGACAAGCGCTTCCAGCAGTTCATCCGG cGGGTGACACGGTCCCCCCTCCTCCGCCGCCACGGCGTCCCCGAGTGCATCCTGCTCGTGACGCAGCGCATCACCAAGTACCCGGTGCTCATCGAGCGCATCCTCAAGAATTCCAAAG ACAACGAAGGGGACTGCGCGGACCTGTCGCGGGCGCTGCGGTTGGTGAAGGAGCTGCTCTCGGCCGTGGACGAGGAGGTTCACGCGTGGGAGCTCCGCGGGCGCCTCTGGGACGTTTTCCGGCGCGTGGATCCCCGCGCCAAGGTGCCGCTGCTCTGGGACAACCACCCCGGAGCCTTCGGGAGGGACGAGCTGCTCCGCAGGAAGCTGGTGCACAGTGGGGGGATGCTCTGGAAAACGGCGGCCGGGCGCTTCAAAG ACGTCCTGGTGCTACTGATGACGGACGTGCTGGTGTTCCTGCAAGAGAAGGACCAGAAATACACCTTCCCCATGCTG GACAAGCCGGCTGTCATCTCCCTGCAAAACCTGATCGTGCGGGACATCGCCAACCAGGAGAAGGGGATGTTCCTGATCAGCGCGGCCCCGCCCGAGATGTACGAGGTGCACGCGGCTTCCCGGGATGACCGCAACCACTGGATGAAGGTCATCCAGCAGGCCGTCAGCCT CTGTCCAAGCCGCCAGGATTTTCCCCTGATTGAGACGGAGACCGAAGCATCCTTGCGGAAGCTGAAAG AGCGGATGGAGCAGCACGACCGCCAGATCGCGGCGCTGCTGGAGGACAAGGTTGGGATTTTTGCCGACATGCTGGCGCTGGGCAGCGGCTGCTCCGAGTCCCCCTCAGCCCCCCGCGGGACCCCCTTCCCCGGGGACCCCGCCCGGGGCCCCCGCGGGGACGTGCTGCTGCACGACGCCATCCGGGAAG TGGAGTGCCTGAAGGAGATCTTCACGGGATGCACCCGGGATCGGGATCACAACCAGAACAACCCCCCCGAGGCcgagagctgccccagccccagcgccaGCA ACGGTGACTCCGGCAGCATCAACGGCTCCTTGGAATTCCGGGTGGATCCAGATGCTGGGCAGCGG GACGGGAATGGGAACCAGGTCCCGCCGAGGGGATCCCAGGAG GAGATCAACCAGCGCCTGGTGAACCTGTACGGGCTCCTGCTGCGGCTCCAG GTCCAGCTGACCCAccaggaggtgctgctggagctgcagctgccggaGGGGCTGcagcggccgcggccccggcggggctCCCAGCCGGCCGTGCCGGTAACCGGGGGCGCGGAGCCGGGCCCCGGGGCGGAGCTGGCGCTGCTGCAGCGGCAGCACGGgctggtgcaggaggagctgagccGCTGccggcagctgtgccaggagcgggcgcaggaggcggcggcgctggAGTCGCGGCTGCGGGACAGCGAACGGGAGCGGTCCCGGTTGGAACGGGAGCTGCAGGAGGCGCGGGGGgcgccggcggggccgcggggccggcgggcggcCGAGCCCCGGCGCAGGAGCCTCCCGGCCGGGGACGCGCTGTACCTGAGCTTCACCCCCCCGCAG CTGAGCCACGGCAGCCCCCCCGCCAGCCTCCCGTACCACCCCCCCGCCTTCCCCAGCCCCCGGGACGAGCTGGAATTCCGGGGAACCGACCCCGAACGGCTGCGGGAGGGTGAGGACACCCTGGACGTGCTCCTGGAGGACGAGGGGGGCTTGGGGAGCCGCCACTCcccccccgccagcccccgaG ATTTCCTGAGGATGCAGGATATTCCCGAGGAGGTGGAGAacagccaggagctgaaggagggcGACGGGGACAGTTAG